The Pseudomonas sp. FP2309 genomic sequence ACGGCCAACACGCTGAAGGTGCCGGGTTACACCCTGTTCGATGCGGCGGTGCACTACGACATCAAGCATCTGCTAAACCCCCAGGACAACCTGCGCCTGGCGCTGAACGCCACTAACCTGGCGAACAAAGAATACGTGGCCTCGTGCTACTCGTACTCCTGGTGCTGGTATGGCTCGCAACGCACGGTGCAGGCGAGTGCGACGTACCAGTGGTAACCGTAGGGAGTGATAAGGCAATTTAATGGCCCCTTTGTAACAAAATCCTCGCCAGAATCGCGTTTATTTTCAGGTGGTTAGGTGAGGATGCAAATGCGCACTGTTGGAATCATGCTGATCGCCTGCTCCCTGGCCGGCGGCGCGGCTGCCGTGCAGGCACGGGAGTTGCGCGACGGTGACAAGTACATGTGCAGTTGGGGTGCCGGTACTGCCGCCAGGGCCCAGGAACTCAAGCTGTCGGGCGTGTCGTTGTACGCCGCGCGGCAGAAGATCCAGACCATCAAGTTCAACAAATCGTGGATGCGCATGATGGCCATGGGCATCACCGAGCAGACCTACGACAGCCGTTCACGACTCAAACCCGAGGCGATCCGCCAGAGTTTCTATCAGGACTGCGTGCGCTATAAAGTGGCGCGTAAATAGCGCTTGGTTGTATTCAATATCCCTTATTTATAAGTGGGCATATAACAGCGAGTCGCACCAAAAAGTGGCACTTATAACCGTCTCGACCTTAAAAAACATGTGGTTATTGAAGGACTTACGGCCCTTTTAATCCGACGAAAGGATTAAAATAATCTTGTTACAGATTTTGACACTGGTTAATATAGCCCGGCGTTCACCTCCCACGGTTTATGCATTTTTAAATCCCAAGTTTCCATCAGCTACTTGGGATTTTTTTTGCCCGCGATTTGACCTTCGCCGCTGAGGGCCTGGACAGCATCCGTTGCATCTCAAGCCCAGTTGGCGAATCGCGCAACCAATTCAACGCCATGTGCCGGGGCTGCGCGGCGCTCGGTCAGCCGTTGACGGTGTGGGTTGGCGCATCGGTCGCGCCGTAATAGCGCCAGCAGCAATGTCGGTGTTCGGGCACGATCACACAGCCGCTGAGGCTGGCGATCAACAGGGCGGCAACCCAGAGGGACAGGCGACGGGACATGGTATTTCCTCTTAGTGTGTGCGACGTCACTCCTTGAACGCGGCCCCTGGGTAAATCCGTCGCGATCCTTTCAAACCTTTCATCAAGTCGCGCCAACAGCTACGCAATACTGGCCTCGACCCCCTCCTGAAAAAAACCAAATGCCGTCGCGACGGATTTTCCGTCGCGTGCCGTTCAACCCATCAACAGCGTGCATGGGTGCACGCCGATGAAGGAGTTGCCATGAGACTGCGCTATGCCTTGCTTGCTCCGCTGGCCTTTGCAGCGTTTGTCAGCACCCCGACGTTTGCCCAGACCGAAATCATCATCCGCCAGGCGCCTCCGCCGCCGCGGGTGGAAATGGTCCCGGTCGAACGGCCCGGCTACGCCTGGGACCAAGGCCATTGGCGCTGGGAAGGGCGCGGTTATGGCTGGGTGCCTGGCCACTGGCAGCCGGTGCGGCGCAACGCGCGTTGGGAGCCGGGTCACTGGGAAGCCCATGGCCCCAACTGGTACTGGCGTGAAGGGCATTGGATCCGCTGATTTTTTGGAATCGCTCGATTGAAAGACACTGATCCGGACGTTGAGCTGCTGGCGCGCATCGGCAACAACGAACCTGCCGCCGTTAATGAAATGGTGGCGCGCAAGCTGCCGCGTTTGCTTGCGCTCGCCAGTCGCCTGCTGGGCGACGCCGACGAGGCCAGGGATGTGGCACAGGAAAGCTTCCTGCGCATCTGGCGTCACGCCGCCAATTGGCGCAGCGGCGAAGCGCGCTTCGACACTTGGTTGCACCGAGTGGCGCTCAACCTGTGCCACGACCGTTTACGCCGGCGTAAAGAGCGCCCTTTGGACGATAACGCTGTGCTTGAACTGGCGGACACTGCGCCCTCAGCCGATGAAACGCTCGAAGCCGCCGAACGCAGCGCACGCATGGCCGCTGCGTTGGCGGCACTGCCCGAGCGCCAGCGCGAAGCCATTGTGTTGCAGTACTACCAGGAGCTGTCGAACATTGACGCCGCGGCCCTGATGAATATCAGCGTCGAGGCACTGGAGAGCCTGCTGTCGCGGGCCCGACGCCAATTGCGCAACAGACTTGCCGACACACCCGGGCTTGCCCGCCCAGGAAGGGGAACACCATGACACCCGAACGCTTTGCCTGCCTGGCCGATGCCTACGGCGCCGATCTGCGACGTTGGCCCGTCGCCGAGCGCGGTGCGGCCCAGGCCTTGTTGGACGCCGGCCACCCCCAGGCGCGGGAGGCCCTGGCGCAGGCGGGGTGGCTCGATGCGCAACTGGACAGCCATCAAGCGCCCTTCGCCGACCCGGCACTGGCGCGGCAGATTCGCCGGTCAGCGCCCTTGCGCCGCTCGTTTTGGTCGCGCTATGCCAACTGGTTATCGCCGGTCGGTCTGGTGGGCGTGGGTATTGCCGGTGTCGTCACGGGCATGTTGGTGATGTCCCTGAACATGCCGTTGCCGAGCGCGTTGTCCGAGGGGCTGCCCAGTGTCTTCGATCAGGGCGATGCGCAGGTCGTATTCAGTGTCAATGCAGAGGAAGCCGAACAATGACCACCAGACCCCTCAAACCGTGGCTGTTGGTATCGGTGTTGCTCAACGTGTTTTTAATCGGCGGGGTAGGCGGTGGCCTTTATCACTGGAAGGCCAATACGCCAACGGCTGAAGCGGTGGTCAACCAGCACGGGCTGCGCCAGGCCATGTTCAAGCTGCCGCCGGAGCGGCGCCGCGAGTTGCGCCAACTGCTGCGGCATAACCGCGCCGACAGCCAGCCGCTGGTAATGGCGGGGCGTGAGGCGCGCATGGGCGTGATCAGACAACTGCAGGCGCCGACCCTGGACCGCGACGTGCTGGTGGCCGAACTGGCCAAGGCGCGCGAGGCGGACGCGGCGCTCAGGGCTTTGGTGGATTCGACGTTGGCGCAGTTTGCCAGCGGCTTGCCCTGGGATGAGCGGCAAAAACTGGTGGAGGCGTTGTACGTGCGCGGGCCGGCGAAAGGCAAAGCCGGGCCGGCGCGTGAAACGGCGCATTGAGCGGCGAAAATCCCCCAGCGCCGAACTCGGCACGGCACGTGTGGCGAGGGCTCAGGGTTAATCCCCCAGCTCTGTGGTCGGGATTGATCCAGGACAAGAACCGCGGGCTGCCATAGGCACACACTCTGCGCAACGTTGAGTGAGGAGCCATGGCATGCAGGTACTGGATCGGCGCAAGGCAATGTCGATTACCCCGTTGTTTCGTTTGGCCTTCCGGCCTTTTTTTCTCGGTGCATGCCTGTTGGCGGTACTGGCCATTGCGTTGTGGTTGCTGGCCCTGGGTGGCGCCACCGGCAGTTGGCAGCCGGCGGGCGGTTGGCTGGCATGGCATCGGCATGAACTGCTGTTCGGCTTTGGCGTGGCGGTGATCGCCGGGTTCCTGCTTACGGCGGTGCAGACCTGGACCGGTCGCCCCGGCCTCAGCGGTACGCCTCTGGCGCTGCTGGCCGCGCTTTGGCTGGCGGCGCGCCTGGGTTGGCTGACGAACCTGCCATTGCCGTTGCTCGCGGTACTTGAGCTGAGCTTCCCGTTGGCCGTGGCCGGGGTGATGGGCTGGACACTGTGGCAAGTGCGGCAAACCCGTAACTACCCGATTGTCTTGGTGTTGGCGCTGCTGGCCGTGGCCGATGGCATTTCGCTGTATGGGCTGTGGCGCCAGGACGAAGGCTGGCAGCGCCAGTCGGTGCTTACCGGGTTGTGGCTGGTGGCGGCGATGATGGGCCTGATCGGCGGCCGGGTAATTCCGTTTTTCACTGCGCGCGGACTGGGCCGCAACGCTGCGGTAAGTCCCTGGCCGTGGCTCGACCGCCTGTTGCTGGGCGGGGCGATCCTGGTGGCGCTTGCCTGTGCCGCAGGGGGCGCGGCAGCACCCAGCCTTGGCTTGGGGGCCTTGTTCGCCGCCCTTGGCCTCGGCCATCTGCTGCGGCTGGCGCGCTGGCATGATCGTGGCTTGTGGCGCGTGCCGCTGCTGTGGTCGCTGCACCTGGCGTATGCCTG encodes the following:
- a CDS encoding YXWGXW repeat-containing protein, yielding MRLRYALLAPLAFAAFVSTPTFAQTEIIIRQAPPPPRVEMVPVERPGYAWDQGHWRWEGRGYGWVPGHWQPVRRNARWEPGHWEAHGPNWYWREGHWIR
- a CDS encoding RNA polymerase sigma factor, producing the protein MKDTDPDVELLARIGNNEPAAVNEMVARKLPRLLALASRLLGDADEARDVAQESFLRIWRHAANWRSGEARFDTWLHRVALNLCHDRLRRRKERPLDDNAVLELADTAPSADETLEAAERSARMAAALAALPERQREAIVLQYYQELSNIDAAALMNISVEALESLLSRARRQLRNRLADTPGLARPGRGTP
- a CDS encoding periplasmic heavy metal sensor; amino-acid sequence: MTTRPLKPWLLVSVLLNVFLIGGVGGGLYHWKANTPTAEAVVNQHGLRQAMFKLPPERRRELRQLLRHNRADSQPLVMAGREARMGVIRQLQAPTLDRDVLVAELAKAREADAALRALVDSTLAQFASGLPWDERQKLVEALYVRGPAKGKAGPARETAH
- a CDS encoding NnrS family protein, with the protein product MQVLDRRKAMSITPLFRLAFRPFFLGACLLAVLAIALWLLALGGATGSWQPAGGWLAWHRHELLFGFGVAVIAGFLLTAVQTWTGRPGLSGTPLALLAALWLAARLGWLTNLPLPLLAVLELSFPLAVAGVMGWTLWQVRQTRNYPIVLVLALLAVADGISLYGLWRQDEGWQRQSVLTGLWLVAAMMGLIGGRVIPFFTARGLGRNAAVSPWPWLDRLLLGGAILVALACAAGGAAAPSLGLGALFAALGLGHLLRLARWHDRGLWRVPLLWSLHLAYAWLALACLGMALWHFGVPLNPSLAVHALTVGAMGGLILAMIARVSLGHTGRPLQSPGGMTLAFALLNLACVCRVLLVLVWPVTALWLAGLCWSVGLGLYLWRYGPMLWRARVDGHPG